The region GGTACAACGTAATTTATTCTTTAATTTTACATCTTGCTTTCTTGAAATAAGATAGTGTATAATATAGTGTCAGATAGTTTGTCTATCTATCATGTAAAGTAAGATATTTAGGAGGATTTACAATGTCTAAAGATTACCGTGTATTGCTTTATTACCAATACGTTCCTATTGAAGACCCTGAGCAATTTACAACAGAGCATCTTGCTTTTTGTAAAGAGATTGGTTTAAAAGGAAGAATCTTAGTAGCTGCAGAAGGTATCAATGGCACAGTTTCTGGGACGTTTGAACAAACTCAGCGTTATATGGACGAGATGCATGCCGATGCTCGTTTTGCTGATATGGTCTTTAAAATCGATGAAGAAAGCACAGAAGCTTTTAAAAAGATGCACGTCCGTTATCGTCAGGAATTAGTTGCCTTAAACCTGGAAGATGACATCGATCCAAATGAGATTACAGGTACTTATTTAGATCCAAAAGAATTTCGCGAAGCTATTTTAGATGAAAATACAATTGTTATTGATGCTCGTAATGACTATGAATATGATTTAGGACATTTTAGAGGAGCTGTGCGACCAGAAATCCGTACGTTCCGTGAACTTCCACAATGGATCCGCGAAAATAAAGAACAGTTTATGGATAAACGAGTCGTTACTTATTGTACTGGCGGAATCCGTTGCGAAAAATTTTCAGGCTGGCTCCTTAAAGAAGGATTTAAAGACGTAGGTCAATTACATGGCGGAATTGCTACGTATGGTAAAGATCCGGAAGTACAAGGCGAACTATGGGATGGAAAAATGTACGTTTTCGACAGTCGTATTAGTGTTCCTGTTAACCAAAAAGAACATGTAATAGTTGGACGCGACTGGTTCGACGGTTTACCTTGTGAACGGTACGTTAACTGTGCAAATCCTAGTTGTAACCGTCAAATTCTATCTTCAGAAGAAAATGAACACAAATATTTACGTGGCTGCTGTCATGAGTGTCGTGTTGCACCTGAGAACTTGTATGTTAAGCACCATCATTTGAGTCAAGAAGAAGTAAGCGAGCGCTTAGCGGCTATTGGAGAAAAAATGCCAACAGCTAATCTATAAACAAAAAAAAGCTGAGAACTCAGCTTTTTTTTTGTTGTTTTTTTTAATTATCCTAAAATCAAGGCATCATCACTTACACGGTC is a window of Carnobacterium mobile DSM 4848 DNA encoding:
- a CDS encoding rhodanese-related sulfurtransferase, which codes for MSKDYRVLLYYQYVPIEDPEQFTTEHLAFCKEIGLKGRILVAAEGINGTVSGTFEQTQRYMDEMHADARFADMVFKIDEESTEAFKKMHVRYRQELVALNLEDDIDPNEITGTYLDPKEFREAILDENTIVIDARNDYEYDLGHFRGAVRPEIRTFRELPQWIRENKEQFMDKRVVTYCTGGIRCEKFSGWLLKEGFKDVGQLHGGIATYGKDPEVQGELWDGKMYVFDSRISVPVNQKEHVIVGRDWFDGLPCERYVNCANPSCNRQILSSEENEHKYLRGCCHECRVAPENLYVKHHHLSQEEVSERLAAIGEKMPTANL